The following is a genomic window from Amycolatopsis australiensis.
CGTTCGAGGCGGGCGAGCTGGACCGCGACGTCGTCGTGGTGGTCCGGCAGCAGGGGCCGCGGGCCAACGGCATGCCGGAGCTGCACGGCCTGACGCCGGCGCTGGGCGTGCTGATGGACCGCGGGCACCGGGTGGCGTTGCTCACCGACGGCCGGATGTCGGGCGCGTCGGGCAAGATCCCGGCGGCGATCCAGGTGACGCCGGAAGCCGCGGCGGGCGGCCCGATCGCCCGCATCGCCGACGGCGACGTCATCCGCCTGGACGCGTCCGCGGGAACGCTCGACGTGTTCGTCGGTGACGAAGAACTCGCCCGCCGTGAGCTTGTGGACTCGCCACCGTCCGAAGCATCCTGGACCGGCACCGGCCGAGAACTGTTCGCCGCGTTGCGCCGTGCCGTCGGCCCCGCCGACCAGGGCGCTTCGGTGTTCGGGCCGCTGACGCCGGAGCACTTCGGAATGCCCACGCACACTCTGGAAATCCAGGAGGTCGGTCAGTGACCACCGGTCAGGACCTGCTCGAGCTGTCCCCCGTGATGCCCGTGGTGGTGATCGACGACGCCGGCGACGCGGTACCGACGGCCCGGGCCCTGCTCGCCGGCGGGATCGGGGTGATCGAACTGACCCTGCGCACCCCGGCGGCGCTGGCGGCGATCGAGCGCGTAGCCGCAGAGGTACCGGACATCGTGATCGGTGCGGGCACGGTGACAGCGCCGGAGCACGCGAAGCAGGCGGCCGACGCGGGCGCGAAGTTCCTGGTGACACCGGGCTGCACGGACGCGGTGGTCGACGCATGCGCGGAGACGGGTCTGCCGTTCCTGCCGGGTGCGAGCACGGTGTCCGAGGCGATGCGCCTGGCGGAGCGCGGCATTTCGGCTCTGAAGTTCTTCCCGGCGGAGGCATCCGGCGGAGTGGCTTACCTGAAGGCGATCGCGGGCCCGCTGCCGTCGCTGAGGTTCTGCCCGACAGGCGGAATCACCGTGGCCTCAGCGCCGTCGTACCTGGCGTTGGAGAACGTCGGCTGCATCGGCGGCACCTGGCTGACCCCGAAGTCGGCGATCACGGCAGGCAACTTCGCGGAGATCGAGAAGCTGGCCGCGGAAGCGGCGAAGCTGTAAGACGCGCAGGCCTTCCGAAGCACCGTTCCAGTGCGCTGGAACGGTGCTCGGAGTGTGCCGAAGGCGCGCCCCGGCCCCGGAAAAGCCCCACTCAGTCAATGACAGCGTCATCAAGAAGGGTGGACTCCGCGCCGTAGGCGCGAAGTTCCTCCCTGATCACGGTGTACGCCAGCCCCTGCGGATAACCCTTGCGGGCGAGGAACCCCAGCAGCCGCCGCAAGGCCGTCTGCTCATCGACGTTGCCCAGCGACCCGAGGCGCTTGCGGACCAGCTCCCTGGCCATCTGCTCCTCGGACTCGCGGTCGACCTCACCGGCCGCCTGCGCGGCGACCTCACCGTCGACGCCCTTGCGCCGCAGCTCGGCCACCAGCGCGGTGCGGGAGAGGCCCTGGTTCGCGTGCCGGGACTTCACCCACAGCTGGGCGAACTCCTCGTCGTTCACCAGCCCCGCCCGGTCGAGCTTGCCGAGCAGGGTTTCGCTGGTCTCCTCGTCGAACCCCTTGCGGTGCAACGCCTGCCGCAGCTCCTCCTGAGTCCGCGGCCGCGCGGCCAGGAGGTCGAAGCAGATCTCCTTGGCCTTCTTGTACCGCTCCTCGGGAGGCAGCTCGGCCGGCGGCACCTTGGGTGCCCTCGCCACCTGAGTCACTCCCTCGTCCCGCCCCACCGCGGACCACGGCCACGGCAGGGCTCTCCCTCACCGGCGGATCAGAAGTCGACCGGCGCCGGAACCGCCTCGACGGCTTCCGCGTCGACCTGCGGGCCGATGCCGAGCTTCTCCTTGATCCGCTTCTCGATCTCGTTGGCGATGTCCGGGTTGTCGCGCAGGAACCGGCGCGCGTTCTCCTTGCCCTGCCCGAGCTGGTCGCCCTCGTAGGTGTACCAGGCGCCCGACTTGCGCAGGATCGCCTGGTCGACACCCATGTCGATGAGCGAACCCTCGCGGGAGACGCCCTGGCCGTACAGGATGTCGAACTCGGCCTGCTTGAAGGGCGGGGCCACCTTGTTCTTGACAACCTTGACGCGGGTCCGGTTGCCGACGGCCTCGCCGCCGTCCTTCAGCGTCTCGATGCGGCGGACGTCCAGGCGGACCGACGCGTAGAACTTCAGCGCCTTGCCACCGGTCGTCGTCTCCGGGGAGCCGAACATGACGCCGACCTTCTCGCGGAGCTGGTTGATGAAGATCGCCGTGGTGCCCGAGTTGGACAGCGCACCGGTGATCTTCCGCAGCGCCTGGCTCATCAGGCGGGCCTGGAGGCCGACGTGCGAGTCGCCCATCTCGCCCTCGATCTCGGCGCGCGGCACGAGCGCGGCGACGGAGTCGATGACCAGGATGTCGAGCGCGCCGGAGCGGATCAGCATGTCCGCGATCTCCAGCGCCTGCTCACCGGTGTCCGGCTGGGACACCAGCAGCGCGTCGGTGTCGACGCCGAGGTTCTTCGCGTACTCCGGGTCGAGCGCGTGCTCCGCGTCGATGAAGGCCGCGATGCCGCCGTTGCGCTGGGCGTTCGCCA
Proteins encoded in this region:
- the eda gene encoding bifunctional 4-hydroxy-2-oxoglutarate aldolase/2-dehydro-3-deoxy-phosphogluconate aldolase; amino-acid sequence: MTTGQDLLELSPVMPVVVIDDAGDAVPTARALLAGGIGVIELTLRTPAALAAIERVAAEVPDIVIGAGTVTAPEHAKQAADAGAKFLVTPGCTDAVVDACAETGLPFLPGASTVSEAMRLAERGISALKFFPAEASGGVAYLKAIAGPLPSLRFCPTGGITVASAPSYLALENVGCIGGTWLTPKSAITAGNFAEIEKLAAEAAKL
- a CDS encoding regulatory protein RecX, encoding MPPAELPPEERYKKAKEICFDLLAARPRTQEELRQALHRKGFDEETSETLLGKLDRAGLVNDEEFAQLWVKSRHANQGLSRTALVAELRRKGVDGEVAAQAAGEVDRESEEQMARELVRKRLGSLGNVDEQTALRRLLGFLARKGYPQGLAYTVIREELRAYGAESTLLDDAVID
- the recA gene encoding recombinase RecA, with the protein product MPAAPDKDKALELALAQIDKQYGKGSVMRLGEESRPPIAVIPTGAIALDVALGIGGLPRGRVVEIYGPESSGKTTVALHAVANAQRNGGIAAFIDAEHALDPEYAKNLGVDTDALLVSQPDTGEQALEIADMLIRSGALDILVIDSVAALVPRAEIEGEMGDSHVGLQARLMSQALRKITGALSNSGTTAIFINQLREKVGVMFGSPETTTGGKALKFYASVRLDVRRIETLKDGGEAVGNRTRVKVVKNKVAPPFKQAEFDILYGQGVSREGSLIDMGVDQAILRKSGAWYTYEGDQLGQGKENARRFLRDNPDIANEIEKRIKEKLGIGPQVDAEAVEAVPAPVDF